The genomic segment GTCGGCGCACTTCTCCGGCCGTGTGACCGCCACGTCCTCGCCGACGACCGCCTTGATGCGCCGGGCAAGCTCCTCGGCCTTCTCCTTGTTGCCGGTGCCGGGCAGCTCGAACCTGCGCGCGCCGGTCTGAGAGACCCTATAGCGAGTCTCGACGCCCATGCTCGCTATAAGGCCGTCAGCCTTTATGGCACCGAGGACCTCTGCGTAGGTCCTCGTGCTGCCCGGCAGCAGCGTCAGCTGCACCGCCGCCGATCGCGGCAGTCGCAGCTTCGGCGTCTTTTGCTTTTTAGCCGGCCCACCTTTGTTCTGGGGCTGGGGCTGGTTTTTGGGCGGCCCCACCTTCCTTCCTTTCCTCGCCACCACATTCCACCCCTCCGTCAGAGCGGCCGGAGCAGGTGGTAGGGGGCGAGGCTCGTTGGGCGCGGCGACTTGGGTAGCCGCACccgccttcttcttctttttcttcttcttggcAGACTGACTTGCAGACTTTGGGGCCGGGTTCGCTGGCGGAGTCAGCGTTGTGACCCCTGTCTGCGGCGGCGACGTTGCGATCTTCTTCGAAGCCGCCGGTGGTCCTTTTCGCGCTTCAGGCGCTTCAGGCAGGAGTCTGCCAGACTCCTCCAGCTTCGCCAGGCGGGAGTCGAGCATGGCGCCCACCCCTGCCATGATGCGGTCGATCAGTCCGTTTTCATTCGCGGGAGGGGCTGGAGTGGACGTCGAGCCCAGCTCACGCCTGATGTCGGCTACACTCTGTCGCAGCTCGGAGATCTCCGAGCGGAGCTGTACGTTCTCCGCTTCTAGGCGCTCGTTGGCCTCCCGCAGCTGCCTGACCTCATCATTCGTCGTTCGGTGGTATAGGGCGCCGAGTACTTCGCCTATACCCTCGGCGGACTCATTCAGAGCTTTCTTGCTCGTCCCCTTCAAGTTCTTAGAGATTTTTGTCACGGTGAGAATGGCCTCGACGTATTCCTGGGCCTTCCTGTGTAGATCAATGATCGAGCATTCCCCCGACACCGTCCCACCTTCCGAAATTATGTTGGATCGCGAAGCTCTCACTCTTTTCGAGATCTCAATGGCCTCGCTTTCGGCCTCAAGCTCGAGCTCCCTCTCGCACTGCTTGAGGTAGTCGGCCTTGGCCTTGGCGAGGCCAACATATTGCCCTGTCGTGGGCGGTCGACCACGACCCCTGCGCGCCGTGTGACA from the Melitaea cinxia chromosome 26, ilMelCinx1.1, whole genome shotgun sequence genome contains:
- the LOC123666371 gene encoding uncharacterized protein LOC123666371 yields the protein MRSRSPCDSDSSRARLWKRKRDREEDTSDDTDDKSTAGKCHTARRGRGRPPTTGQYVGLAKAKADYLKQCERELELEAESEAIEISKRVRASRSNIISEGGTVSGECSIIDLHRKAQEYVEAILTVTKISKNLKGTSKKALNESAEGIGEVLGALYHRTTNDEVRQLREANERLEAENVQLRSEISELRQSVADIRRELGSTSTPAPPANENGLIDRIMAGVGAMLDSRLAKLEESGRLLPEAPEARKGPPAASKKIATSPPQTGVTTLTPPANPAPKSASQSAKKKKKKKKAGAATQVAAPNEPRPLPPAPAALTEGWNVVARKGRKVGPPKNQPQPQNKGGPAKKQKTPKLRLPRSAAVQLTLLPGSTRTYAEVLGAIKADGLIASMGVETRYRVSQTGARRFELPGTGNKEKAEELARRIKAVVGEDVAVTRPEKCADLRVAGLDDSVTPQELAGVIAKAGGCAEESIKVGEVRQNFAGVGTAWVRLPVEAAKKVVDGRRLLVGFVSASVTLLKTRPQQCYRCHEVGHVAAKCDKGVDRSGQCYRCGKEGHIRRQCTAEACCPICQAEKKPAGHSLVACPRNKAGRRKKAAPKNKTRAPPANRAGEVTMDTQL